One part of the Lachnospiraceae bacterium JLR.KK002 genome encodes these proteins:
- a CDS encoding aminotransferase class I/II-fold pyridoxal phosphate-dependent enzyme, with amino-acid sequence MKQHIFLSSPHMSEEGYEQEFIKEAFDTNWIAPLGRNVTEFEKEMTAKLGAGKAVALSAGTAAIHMALKAIGVSQGDIVFCQSLTFSATANPIVYEKATPVFIDSDKETWNMDPKALELAFEKYEKQGQRPKAVLVVHLYGICAHIEEIVEICQRYQVPLIEDAAESLGTTYHGKYTGTFGDYGIISFNGNKIITSSGGGMLLVNTQDAEEKAGKVLYWATQAREPARWYQHTEIGYNYRMSNIVAGIGRGQLKVLDQRVEKKRYIYEYYRKHLGDLSGIHFMPMMEDTRSNCWLTSVQLDADCKVRPLDIMLALEEDDVESRPIWKPMHLQPVFTDCDFVSTVEGLHIVDGETGADNSISGQIFEYGVCMPSDSKMTDDDLERVCNAVRKLWE; translated from the coding sequence ATGAAACAGCATATTTTTCTTTCCTCGCCCCACATGAGCGAAGAAGGGTATGAACAGGAGTTTATAAAGGAAGCATTTGATACCAACTGGATCGCACCTCTTGGCAGGAATGTAACAGAGTTTGAAAAAGAAATGACAGCAAAACTGGGAGCCGGGAAAGCAGTAGCTCTTTCCGCAGGGACAGCTGCCATACATATGGCGTTAAAAGCAATTGGAGTAAGTCAGGGTGATATTGTATTTTGTCAGTCCCTGACTTTTTCTGCCACTGCAAATCCCATTGTTTATGAGAAAGCGACCCCGGTGTTTATAGACAGTGATAAGGAAACCTGGAATATGGATCCGAAGGCTCTGGAACTTGCATTTGAAAAATATGAGAAGCAGGGACAGCGGCCGAAAGCAGTTCTTGTGGTACATTTATATGGTATCTGTGCCCATATTGAAGAGATTGTGGAGATATGCCAGAGATATCAGGTTCCATTAATTGAAGATGCGGCCGAAAGTCTGGGAACCACATATCATGGGAAATATACGGGAACTTTCGGAGATTATGGAATTATCAGTTTTAACGGGAATAAAATTATAACAAGTTCCGGCGGGGGTATGCTGCTGGTAAATACGCAGGATGCGGAGGAGAAAGCAGGGAAAGTTCTCTACTGGGCTACCCAGGCCAGGGAGCCTGCGCGCTGGTATCAACATACAGAAATTGGGTATAATTATCGTATGAGCAATATCGTAGCCGGAATCGGCAGAGGACAGTTAAAAGTACTGGATCAGCGTGTGGAAAAGAAACGCTATATTTATGAATATTATCGAAAACATCTGGGAGATTTGTCAGGAATTCATTTTATGCCAATGATGGAAGATACCAGAAGTAACTGCTGGCTTACATCTGTTCAGTTAGATGCGGATTGCAAAGTAAGGCCATTGGATATTATGCTTGCTTTGGAAGAAGACGATGTGGAGAGCCGGCCAATCTGGAAGCCCATGCATTTGCAGCCGGTGTTTACAGATTGTGATTTTGTTTCTACAGTGGAAGGACTGCACATAGTGGATGGAGAGACAGGAGCGGATAACAGTATCAGCGGGCAGATTTTTGAATATGGAGTTTGTATGCCCAGTGACAGCAAAATGACGGATGATGATTTGGAGCGAGTATGTAATGCGGTGAGGAAGCTGTGGGAATAG
- a CDS encoding NeuD/PglB/VioB family sugar acetyltransferase, which translates to MKKILIFGAGGFGREVQWLIERINQKEPLWQIEGYLDDNLEPGTEINGYKVLGSMEKLREYDDSLSVACAVVSARIREKIVSEIKQTGNFQFPNLIDPDVRTSEFLSMGEGNIIFAGNILTVNIVIKDFVILNLACTTGYDAVLESFVTVHSGVNIAECVRIQKGVELGTGSKVIQGKTIGEYTFVGAASLVNHDLPSECMATGLPAKPVKFYGKGYNKLLITGASGHGKVIFELAGKTGLYDEIYFLDDDEILLKTEETVVGSVDFAINHRGEFDVIIAVGNAFIRRQIQEKYERAGVNLVTLIHPEGILSDETVRIGKGTVIMAGAVIQTGVAIGDGVIVNTSASIDHECEIGDFSHISVGSHLAGNVKVGNNTWIGAGAVISNNVCICDDVTVGAGAVVVKDITESGTYVGIPAKKITK; encoded by the coding sequence ATGAAAAAGATTCTGATATTTGGGGCCGGCGGATTTGGCAGAGAGGTGCAATGGCTGATAGAACGTATCAATCAAAAAGAACCCCTCTGGCAGATAGAGGGATATCTGGATGATAACCTGGAGCCGGGAACAGAAATTAATGGATATAAAGTATTGGGGAGTATGGAGAAGCTGCGGGAATATGATGATTCTTTGTCAGTGGCATGTGCAGTTGTTTCAGCGCGGATAAGGGAAAAAATAGTTTCGGAAATAAAGCAAACTGGTAATTTTCAGTTTCCCAATCTGATTGACCCTGATGTTCGGACATCGGAATTTTTATCTATGGGGGAAGGAAATATTATCTTTGCAGGAAATATCCTTACTGTAAATATTGTGATAAAAGATTTTGTGATTTTAAATCTTGCATGTACCACAGGGTATGATGCAGTTCTGGAATCTTTTGTTACAGTGCATTCCGGAGTGAACATTGCCGAATGTGTCCGGATACAAAAAGGTGTGGAGCTGGGGACAGGAAGCAAAGTTATTCAGGGAAAAACTATTGGAGAATATACGTTTGTAGGGGCGGCTTCGTTGGTAAATCACGATTTACCGTCAGAATGCATGGCTACGGGATTGCCGGCGAAACCAGTAAAATTTTACGGAAAAGGGTATAATAAACTTCTTATAACAGGAGCAAGCGGGCATGGAAAGGTCATTTTTGAACTCGCCGGAAAAACAGGACTTTATGATGAAATTTATTTTCTGGATGATGATGAAATATTATTGAAAACAGAAGAAACAGTAGTCGGAAGTGTTGATTTTGCAATAAATCACAGGGGAGAATTTGATGTAATTATTGCTGTAGGAAATGCATTCATCAGAAGGCAGATTCAGGAGAAGTATGAAAGAGCAGGGGTAAACCTTGTAACACTGATTCATCCGGAGGGAATATTATCAGATGAAACAGTCAGAATCGGAAAAGGGACTGTGATAATGGCCGGAGCTGTTATTCAAACGGGTGTTGCAATCGGTGACGGTGTTATTGTGAATACGTCAGCGTCCATAGATCATGAATGTGAAATTGGTGATTTTTCTCATATATCAGTGGGAAGCCATCTGGCGGGCAATGTGAAAGTTGGGAATAATACATGGATTGGAGCAGGGGCAGTTATCAGTAATAATGTATGTATTTGCGATGATGTGACAGTAGGGGCAGGAGCAGTGGTGGTAAAGGATATTACAGAAAGCGGTACATATGTGGGGATACCTGCAAAGAAAATAACAAAATAG
- a CDS encoding sugar transferase has protein sequence MYRKIWKRWIDFVLSFLAIVVLSPVFLIVSILVRKQLGRPVIFKQKRPGKNEKIFEMYKFRTMTDSRDSKGNLLPDEKRLTSFGKKLRSTSLDELPELFNILKGDMSIVGPRPLLVKYLPLYNKRQKKRHKVRPGFTGLAQINGRNAISWEEKFEWDVRYVENITFMGDLKIILKTVKTVLNHEGINSETSATMEEFRGEKAL, from the coding sequence ATGTATAGAAAAATTTGGAAACGTTGGATAGATTTTGTATTGTCTTTTCTTGCAATCGTAGTTTTGAGTCCGGTTTTTTTGATTGTAAGTATTTTAGTAAGGAAACAATTAGGCAGACCGGTTATTTTTAAACAAAAGCGACCGGGAAAAAATGAAAAAATATTTGAAATGTACAAATTCCGGACAATGACAGATTCCAGAGATTCAAAAGGAAATTTATTACCGGATGAAAAACGACTGACTTCCTTTGGAAAAAAGTTGAGGAGTACAAGCCTGGATGAATTGCCGGAGCTGTTTAATATATTAAAAGGTGATATGAGTATAGTTGGGCCGCGGCCTTTGCTGGTAAAATATCTTCCGCTCTATAATAAGAGACAGAAAAAGCGCCATAAAGTTCGTCCGGGCTTTACCGGGCTTGCACAGATAAACGGACGAAATGCCATAAGCTGGGAAGAAAAATTTGAATGGGATGTCAGGTATGTAGAAAATATAACTTTTATGGGCGATTTGAAAATTATATTGAAAACGGTAAAGACAGTATTGAACCATGAAGGAATTAACAGTGAAACGTCTGCTACCATGGAAGAATTCCGAGGAGAAAAAGCGTTATGA
- a CDS encoding glycosyltransferase family 4 protein gives MKKMLMVASVPSMIGQFNMDNISVLQKLGYKVYVACDFKDRSVWDEERTSKFKGELCKKGIRYDQIDFSRSPFNIKKNIAAYKQMYSLVRKERFALVHCHTPVASAIARVVAHKLHVKIIYTAHGFHFYHGAPWKNWAFFYPVEKILSQWTDVLITINKEDYRRAKKDFYAKKVVYVPGVGVDTDKFHSFLINAAEKRAELGITDTDIMLLSVGELSQRKNHEVVIRAIRKVNNPSIKYFICGKGESDAYLTSLIKESGLKSQVKLLGYRTDISELCQAADLFVFPSHQEGLPVALMEAIACQTPVLCSNIRGNTDLVKDKMCLFDENNLEDLVQHLEEIIRGGQPRITMKESVMRNYDHLKSFDLKSISDKMTALYEWGGGKTPDNAAGIKKRTGY, from the coding sequence ATGAAGAAAATGCTGATGGTGGCTTCCGTACCATCTATGATAGGGCAATTTAATATGGATAATATTTCTGTTCTTCAGAAATTGGGGTATAAGGTATATGTTGCATGTGATTTTAAAGACAGAAGTGTCTGGGACGAAGAAAGAACCAGTAAATTTAAAGGTGAGCTGTGCAAAAAAGGTATCCGATATGATCAGATAGATTTTTCCAGAAGTCCATTTAATATTAAAAAAAATATTGCTGCTTATAAACAAATGTATAGTCTGGTCAGAAAAGAAAGATTTGCTCTGGTACATTGCCATACTCCGGTTGCTTCTGCTATTGCCAGAGTGGTGGCCCACAAACTACATGTAAAGATTATTTACACCGCTCATGGATTCCATTTTTATCATGGTGCTCCATGGAAAAACTGGGCATTTTTTTATCCGGTAGAAAAGATTCTTTCTCAATGGACGGATGTTCTGATTACAATTAACAAAGAAGATTATCGGAGGGCAAAAAAAGATTTTTATGCGAAAAAAGTGGTTTATGTCCCTGGAGTTGGAGTAGATACCGATAAGTTTCATTCGTTTTTGATTAATGCTGCTGAAAAGCGAGCAGAACTTGGAATTACCGACACAGATATTATGCTTTTGTCTGTTGGAGAACTTAGCCAGCGTAAGAACCATGAAGTTGTGATCAGGGCAATAAGGAAAGTGAATAATCCCAGTATAAAATATTTTATTTGTGGAAAAGGAGAATCAGATGCTTATCTGACCAGTCTTATAAAGGAATCTGGTCTTAAGTCGCAGGTAAAGCTGCTTGGTTACAGGACGGATATATCCGAACTTTGTCAGGCAGCCGACCTGTTTGTGTTCCCATCGCACCAGGAAGGATTGCCGGTTGCACTTATGGAAGCAATTGCCTGTCAGACGCCGGTGTTATGCTCAAATATACGAGGTAATACAGACCTGGTGAAAGATAAGATGTGTTTGTTTGATGAAAATAATCTGGAAGATCTTGTGCAGCATTTGGAGGAGATTATCAGAGGAGGACAACCTCGTATAACAATGAAAGAATCCGTGATGCGGAATTATGATCATCTTAAATCGTTTGATTTGAAAAGTATTTCTGATAAAATGACTGCCTTATACGAGTGGGGGGGGGGTAAAACGCCTGATAATGCAGCAGGAATTAAGAAAAGAACTGGATATTAG
- a CDS encoding glycosyltransferase, which yields MQQELRKELDISLDTVLLLSVGELNENKNHSVVIKALAELKDSKIHYCIAGIGELADDLRILAKNMGVEEQVHLLGYRNDIPELLQKVDVYLLPSFREGLNVSLMEAMASGLPCICSDIRGNSDLIIEGQGGFLTKKDDAAVYEDAVKKNLADRELYKRMSVYNRNRIMKFNKAVIASKMRQIYKMYSD from the coding sequence ATGCAGCAGGAATTAAGAAAAGAACTGGATATTAGTCTGGATACAGTATTATTATTGTCAGTCGGAGAGTTAAATGAAAATAAAAATCACAGTGTGGTCATAAAAGCATTGGCTGAACTGAAAGATAGTAAAATTCATTACTGTATTGCCGGAATAGGAGAATTGGCGGATGATTTGAGAATTCTTGCAAAAAATATGGGTGTTGAAGAACAGGTACATTTGCTCGGATACAGAAATGACATACCGGAGCTCCTTCAAAAAGTGGATGTTTACCTTCTGCCTTCTTTCAGAGAGGGATTAAATGTTTCACTAATGGAAGCTATGGCGTCTGGATTACCCTGCATATGCAGTGATATCAGAGGAAACAGTGATTTGATAATAGAAGGACAGGGAGGTTTTCTGACAAAAAAAGATGATGCAGCAGTTTATGAGGATGCTGTGAAAAAAAATCTTGCTGACAGGGAATTATATAAAAGAATGTCTGTATATAACAGGAACAGAATTATGAAATTTAATAAAGCTGTTATCGCTTCAAAAATGAGGCAGATATATAAAATGTACAGCGATTGA